The window TTGGACTGTGTGCCCAGGGGGACGCCGTGGCGGTAAGCTTCCGGGAAACTTTGCAGGCCGGTTATGTCCACCGTGAACGCGAAATTGCCATTACCCAGTTGCAGCGGGGCGAGCGAGTCGAGCCCGGAAAGAGTCGGGCTGTTACGCCCCACCAGGGCCCTGCGGTCGATACGGACGGGCTGCGCCGCCGATTCGATGTCTTTCGGGCCGCCGCAGCCGCAGAGCGCGGACAGCAGAGCCAGCGCGGCGATAATGGATATATGCCGCATTTCTCCCAGGCTCGACTTTGCCATCCGTAGTCTCCACTTAGTTCGATGGATCAAGCTCCTGTCTCCCATGGATGTTCAGTTAAGAACTTGGAACGAGAAGCATAAAGACCATATCTGCTTTGGTTTCGGCCAAAGCAGAAAAGCCAGCGGGGGCCGCAAACTCGTCCGGACCAAGATTCCTCTTCTGGCTGTGGTGTGCCCGAGGATTTTCTCCGCCACCGCGATGCAGCGGCGGCGCTGCCGCGAAACGCCGCCGGAGAGTGCGGCAATTCCAACCCTTACCGTTTCACTCTCGATTACACGCTGCCATGGTAGGAGGCTCAGACAGGTGCGGCCCCCAAAGGCTTAACTGCGGCGGCCTGACAGCCGCAAGCAGGTTTAACCTCCTGGAAATCCAGGCGGTGTCGTAGGGGCGAACCTTGTGTTCGCCCGTAAGACGGATTTGCATAAACCAGACTGGAAATTACTACCTTTCCGCCCATGTTCATTGCCGCCGATTATACTCATTTCCCCGGCGTCCGGCCAGTCCCTTGCGCCGGAGGTAAGCGGGGGCCGCCCCGGGAATTGCCCCGCGCGCCGTGAGAGTGTATTTTCCTCTCCATAACTCACCTCGCCCTCGCGCGCCCGAACCTTTCAGCCAAGGACCTCACGATGAGTGACATCAGCCGTAAGAGTTTCTTCCGCCGCTCCGGCGCAGGGCTGGCCGGCCTGGGGGCGCTGGGCCTGGGCCGGGCCGGGACAGTCGATGCGGCCGTCCCCGGAGATTTTACTCTCCCGGAGCCGGACTACGGCGGTGTCGACCCCTGCCGCGGCGGCTGGATCGCCCACACGGACTGGCATATCGATTCGTTTCCCCTGTTAGACAACCCGGTGGCGTTCCGCAAGGAAATCACCCTGGAGGGCCGCCCCACCACGGGCAAAGTGATTGTCACCGCGGCGGATGTTTACGTGCTCTACTGCAACGGCGCTTTTGCCAGCTCCGGCCCGGCGCGCTCCTGGCCACGCGAGAAATACTACGACGAGGTCGACCTGCTGCCGTTTCTGAAACCCGGCCGGAACAGCCTGGCCGTGCTGCTCTTTCCCTGCACCGGGGTGAATTTCCTCAACCCTTTCACCCGCATGGGCCTGCTCGTGCAGGGGGACATCGCCCTGGACGGCGGCGGGAAATTCCTGCTGGACACTGATGATACTTGGTTGTGCCGCATGGCGGACTGGGTCCGTTTCCACCACAGCCTTATCTCGCTGCCCACCGGGTTCCAGGAGCATTTCGACTCCGACCGGGAGGCGCCGGACTGGCGGACCGCGCCACCGTCCGAGGGCTGGACCGAGGCGCTCTACTTAGGCTCGGCCGGGCTTCCCCCCTGGACCGGCCTCAGGAGAAAGCCCATTCCCGACCTGCTGGAGAACGCGCTTGTCCCGGCCCTTGTCTGGAGCGGCCACGGCAGCCCGGAGAGGCGCGAGGACACCGCCTCCCTGGCCGCCTCTTTCAACGCCGAGAAATTGACCGGGAAGATAGAGAGCCGCCCGGCCACGGACTGGATCGAGGCCACGCCCGGCAGCGTGTTCACTTTCGATGTGGGCCGCACGCGCCTGGTTCGTCCTGGCCTGGAGGTGCGCCAGGGCAGCGGCCCCCTGCGTCTGGAGCTGTACTACGATATCAGGTTCGAGGGCCGTCCGAGCGGGTTCGACGGGTTCGGGGGGAGTTTCCTCGACACACTCAGCCTGTCCGGGGGCGGGTGTGTGTGGCAGGCGCACCGGGGACGGGGCCTGCGCTACGTGAGCGTGAAAGTGACCGGCGCGGGGAGCTGCGAGTTCCGGCCCCGGCTCCTCGCCCTGGACTACCCGTTCGCGGAGAGGGCCTCCCTGGAGGTGAAGGACAGTTTCATCCAGGCGCTCTGGGACACCTCGCTGAACAATATCCGCTCCTCCACGGATGACGCCTATGTCGACACCTGCTCGCGCGAGAACCTTCTCTGGACAATGGATGCCGCCGCCACGGCCAAGGCGGCGTTCTACAGTTTCGCCGAGCTAAGGATGTGGCGCAACTGCCTGAGCCTCATCGCCCTGGGGGTGGACAGCCAGGGCAACCCGGCGGCGGTGGTCCCCACGGATTGCCCCTCGCCCCTGATGGATCAGAGCATGCATTGGGTGGTCTCCTGCTGGGAGTACTACCTGGCCGGCGGCGACATCTCGCTTCTGCGGGAGGTGGAGGCGCCGCTCGCGCGGTTCCTGGGCCTCTGCGAGCACGGCCTGACCGCGGAGGACCTGTATGTTCCGCCCGGCTACTCCTGGCACTATGTGGACTGGGCCGTGCTGGACAAGCGCCCTTACTCCCTGCCGGTGAACGCGCTCCTGCTGCGCGCCGCCCAGTACGCCGGCCGGATCGCGCAGGCCCTGGGCTCGGAGCCGCTGGCGGCCCTGGCCGGACGGATCGGGGCGCGCCTGCGCCCGGCGCTCGGACGCTTTTTCAGCCCGGAGGAGCGGGCGTTCCTGTCGCGGATAGAGCCGCGACAGCCCCTGCGCCTCCCGCCCTCCAAGCCGAACAGCGTCAATCCCAAAGGTCCGATCCCCCGGGCCAACCTGCACGGCAACGTGCTCTGCATCGTAACCGGCTGCGGGACAGAGGCGCAGCGGGCCCAGGCCCTGGAGCACGCCTGCGCTCTGCTCGCTCTCCCCTCCGGCCCCGAGAACCGTCTTGGCCTGGGCTACTGCGATATCCTGCTCAGCCCGCTGCTGGCAGCCGGGCGCTACGCGCCGGTGCGGAACAAGCTGGACCAGCTCTACGGCGATTTTGTCCGCAGCGGGCAGCCCACCTGGGGCGAGCGGGCGCCGGTGGAGGCGGAGAACACGGCCCACGGCTGGGGCGCGGCGGTGAACTCGCTGATCGTGGAGGGGCTGATAGGTTTGAAACCGCAGGCTCCCGGCTGGACAAAGGCCTCCTGCGAGCCGGCCGCGGGTTTTGGGGCCGATTTCGCCTACCGGCTCGAAACGCCCGCCGGGCGGATCGAGGTGGAGCGGGTAAAAGGAAAGCTGGTTACGCGCGGGAAGGCTTTCGGGAGCTGAGCCGTGGGTCTTGAAAGCGAGGCTGGAAAAAAGACTGGATGAATTGCATACCCGAAAATGCTGCCGCTGTCAGTCGCAATATTCACCGTTGAGATCGACCGGAGCACGGTTGAACAGATAGAGGACAGACGGGCACTTGTCTATATCGATAATGTACATTCCGTCGTGGTCGAGCGGGTCGGGCAGGATCAGGGAATCCTCCTCCCACGAGCGGTTGTATTCGGCTATCTGCGCCGGAGAGACACAATCGAGGTAGAAACCGTAGTCGATCGAGTCCTTCGGGTTGCGGTATTCTTCGGGGTAGGAGACATAGTAACCCGGAAATGCCTCCTGTTCGAGCTTGATGGGCTCCTGTGCCTTGCCGTCCGGGAAAACCAGGATGTAGGAGGAATCGCCGTCCATGCAATAGACCGCCCAGTCCGTGTGTTCCGGATCGGTGAAACGCCCCTTGATCACGTTCTGCAGTTCCCCCTCCTGCTCGGAATAACTTTGCGGGACAGTAATGTGGCGTCGTTCCAGCTCCTGCCGGACTGGCTCGGGTAAATCCGGGAAGGCCGCGGGGGGCAACCGTCTGACATACAAGGTGTCCTTATTCTCCTCCCAGTCCCGCGGGTTGAAATTACACAGCCTCAGGTAGGGATCACAGAGCAGCCATTCGCCCGTCCCGTCATCGAAATAATATACGCAGGATCCGCTGCGAAACCGAAAATCCTGGATCCCGTCGTGGCTCAGTCTACGGAATGTTATGGTGCCAGGGTATTCCTTGAGAAACATATTGAAGTGCCAGCCGATCTCCTCTTGCTGGGCCAGGGAGATAAAGCGGGTGGCCCTGTCATCGCGGAATGTTTTCTCTGGCTCATCCTCCTCCGCTATCACAGAGATTCGGGTAGTATCACCACCCCAGAACACATGTATCTGGGTCCCCGCAGGATTGTAATAATCGGTCAGCAGGGCCCAGTCCGGTTTGTCGTCCGCATCGAGCCGGCCGCAGATGAAATTGTGGGTTCTGTATAATCCGGAAGGAAACAGCCCGGTCTGCGAGATTGCCAGGTCGTGCGAATAGAGGTACTCCGTGATGCCCTCCGGTAAGTGTCCGGGGAAAGTGCCGTGCAGCTTGGCAACCATGCTGTCATAAAGTTCGTTTTCCCCGGTGGGTTGAAAAGCGGAGGGAAGCGTCTGGGTTCTGGGCTTGTCGTTGTTCTCCTGGCTTGGTGGCGGCGCTGGAGATTTGCAGGCGGCGGAAAGCAAGAAAATAATAAGAATTATAGAAAGCAGGGCTTCCTTGAGGCCGGCAATGGAATAACGGGCCGTGAGGTCTGGATAGCGTCTGGTGAAAGCCATTCTATCTCCCTGGCCATTCTTTTGCGTTTGGTGTGAGGTGGCATCCGCTAATGATGCTGCTAACTGTAATAGCTGAAATAAATCGTGTCAAGTTAGATTTTGTTCCGGGATTCCAGCGGCTGGCAGAAAGCCGGGAATGGCCCGCCTACCCCTTTGAACAAGGGGGACTGAGGCAATAATGTCCGGATGGGTTTTTGCAGATCAGTTTAAGGGCGAACACAAGGTTCGCCCCTACGACACCGCCCGGCGTCCCAGGAGGCTAAACCGGCTTGCGGCTGTCAGGCCGCCGCAGTTAAGTCTTTGGGGGCCGCACCTGTCTGAGCCTCCCGCCCGGGCAGCGTGTAATCGAGTGTGAAACGGTAAGGGTTGGAATTGCCACACGGCTTGGCGGCGATTCGCGGCAGCGCCGCCGCTTCAACGCGGGAGCGGAGATAATCCTCGGGCACACCACAGTCAGAAACAGTGTCGCAGTACGGACGAGTTTGCGGCCCCCGCTGGCTTTGCGGCTTTGGCCAAAACCAAAGCAGAAATTAGTCTTTCGGTTTCTCACGGCAAGTTACTAAGCCGGAAAATGCTGGGGCTGAGGGGATTCAATCCAATAAACCGGGCCCGGTATGCCGCGCCCTGCGACTGCTGTTGCGGATTACTGCGCCGGCTTCTCGCCAGTCTCCCCCGCCTCGGGCCGGGCGGCCGGGAAATCGACCCGGAAACTGGTCCCCCGGCCCGGGGCCGACTCCACCCGGATCGACCCGCCCAGGTTGTCCACGATCAGCTTGGCGATGGTCATGCCCAGGCCGCTGCCCTCGCTGTCGGGCTTGATCCGCTCGAGCTGAGTGTACTTGTCGAATATTTTCGGGATGTCCTCCTGCCGCATGCCCCGTCCGTGGTCCCGCACGCACACCCGCGCCCGCCCGTTCTCCTCGCTCAGCTCCACCTCCACCGCGTTCCCCGGCGGCGAGAACCGGATCGCGTTGGACAGAATGTTGGTCAGCACCTGGATGATCCGGTCGCGGTCGGAGCACAGCCGGACCGGGTCCTCCGGGGTGAGGAAATTGCAGGAGAGGCTGCGCTCCTCGAACAGCGGCTTGAGCGAGAAGATCGTGCTGTAGAGGGTCTCTTTCAGGTCGAACAGCTCGCGGCTGAACTCCATCCGCCCGGCCTCGATACGCGAGATGTCCAGGATCTCGTTGATCAGGCGGGTCAGGCGCTTGCAGTTGTTGATTATGGTGAGCAGGAAATCGGTGCGACGGGTGTCGGAGCGGTCGAGGCCCTTGAGCAGCATCTCGGAGAAAAGCTGGATCGAGCCCAGGGGCGTGCGAAACTCGTGGCTGACCAGGGAGAGGAAATCGTTCTTGGCCGAGTCCAGGCTGCGCAGGTCGGAACAGACATGCTCCAGCTCGCGGTAGCGGTTGCGCAATTCGGTGGTGCTCTCGGCGATCCGGACCTCCAGCTCGCTGTTGAGCTGCTCGACCTCCTGGCGCGAGCGCAGCAGGCGCAGGCTCATCTCGTTGAATGATTCTGAAAGCACCCCCAGCTCATCCCGCCTGGCCGCGGGGATGGTCCGTCCGAACTCTCCGTGTGCGATCTGACGGGTGGCCTCGGCCAGAAGGTGCAGCGGGGCGACAGTGCGCCGCACCGAGACAATGGCCAGGCCGGAGGCCAGGATCAGAATGAGCAGGAATATCAGCCCGGCGTAGCGCAGGGAGCGTGCCAGCTCGGCGTTCAACCGCTCGGGCGAGACCTCGATCACGGCCCAGCCCAGGCGCTCGCGCGCTCCGTTTGCCTCGGCTCCGCCCGGGGCGAAGAACATCGACTCGTCCGCCTCCGGGCCGGAGGCCGCGCCCAGCGCGGTCACCGGGGCCACGGCCCGGTAGCGCAAGCTGGCCTGAACCGGCTGCCAGAGAGTGCTGTCCGGGGCGTCCGGTCCCGGCAGGTAGTTCAGGTGCGTGCCCAGCAGGGATGGATCGGTGGAGGCGAGCACCTGGCCCGCGGAGTCGGCCACCAGCACCAGGGCGACATCCTTTTCCAGCCGCACCCCGGCGATAAGCTGGTCCAGCCGCGCGCGATCCTTGGCCAGCAGGGCGAAATTGCAATTGAACGCCAGGTTGCCGGCGAAGGAGACAGTCTTCTCGTGCAGGCGGTCCATCTGCGAGCGGCGCTGGTTGTAGCCGAAAAGCGCCCCCAGCACCAGCGCCATTACACTGAGCAGTGCGATCACCGCCAGGGTGGCCTTGCTGCCCAGGCTCAGGGCGGGGAGTCTATTCAGGGTCACGGTTCTCATCTGTTGTCAGTCCCGGCTCCGAGGATGACCGACCGGCTCAGCACCCGCCGCGGGATATGCAGCCCGAGACTTTCGGCCACCGGCTGGTTCACGTAGAGCAGGACACTCCTTACGGTCTGTACTCCGGCTGAGGTCTGGGATTTCGACTCCGGGAAAAGAAACTGAAGCGTCATCTCGGCGGTCTGGGCCCCCACCGCGGCATAGTCGCTGCCCAGGGACAGGGGTGCGCCGGCCAGGGCCAGCTGGCGCGAAAAGGCGAACACCGGCACGCGGTGCAGGTAGCAGAATTCAAGCAGGTTAAGGCTGACATCCTGGCTGTAGGTGAGTGGATCGGGCGGCAGCCAGAGCAGGTCGATCCCCTCCAGCATGCCTTTCAGCGCGCCCAGCACCTCCTCCTTGCCGCCGAGGCGGGCCTCCACCAGGCGCAGCCCCAGCTCGTCGCTCAGGCGGCGCAGGGAGTCCGGGGCCGCTCCGGAGCCCGAGGTGGCCAGGAAGCCCACCCGCCGCACCAGGGGCAGGCTTTCGCGGATGGCCTCGAGCTGCTCGCGGAAGCCGAGCGAAAGGCTGAGGCCGAACACCGGGGGGCGGGCGCCTGCGGGGGCCTCGCGGAAGGGGTCGCCCAGCACCATGGTAAAGGCCAGCGGGGTGTCCTGGAGCCGGCGCAACGCGGCGCGGGCGGCCGGGGTGCCCACGCTCAGCACCAGGGCGGGGTTGGCTGCCCGCACCGAGTTCCAGAAAGAATCCTGGGCCGCATCCTCCGTCCGGCCCGCAGGCAGGGTCCGCTCATCCAGCGCCACCGGTTGGCCGCTTTCCCGCAGGGCCGCGCGGAAAGCGCCGACAGCCAGACGGTACTCCGGGTTGGCGGAGCTGAGCACCAGCACCACCCCGGAGCGCCCGGGCTGCGCCGCGCAGAGAGGCCGCCAGCCGCCGGTGAGCAGAAGCAGCAGCAAAAGGATATGACAGGTTTTCCCGCTCATGGCCGCGTGATTTTGCGCCCGGTCGGCCCGGGGCGCGGTGCCGTTTTGGTCTTCAGACTCAGAACTCCCATTGGACCCCGCAATCGAACTGCCTCTCTATGTACTCGCCCAGCGGGTACTGCTCCCTGGACGGTCCGGCCAGGTTGTCCCCGGCCACGAACAGTGTCAGACCGCCGCGGGGCAGCTCATAGCCGATCCGGCCCGACAGGCGCACGAACTGGCCCGTGCGGCTCACCGCAGTCAGGCCGAGGCCGGCCGGCACCTCCCAGACCGAGGGGCCCACGTAGCCGGCCGCGCCGAACAGGCTGAGGCCCGCTGGCAGGGTGGCGTAGAGCTGAAGGCTGCCCTTGTGGCGCGGCGTGTGCTGGCTGCGCCTGGCGCTGAAACGGTTGTGGAGGCGCTGGTAGCTGTAGCTGGCCACGATTTTTACCGGGCGCACCGGCAGGTAGTCGATTGTCAGCTCGCCGCCGCAGCCGCGGGCCGTGCCGAAATTGCGGTACGAGTCGGCCAGGGAGGCGTCCACCACTTGCAGCACGTCGCTGAACGCGATGTTGCCACTCAGGGTGAGGGCGAACAGATCCAGTTTCACCTTGAGCCGCTCGCGGCGCGACCAGACATAGCCCGCCTCCAGCGAGTTGATCCGCTCGGAGTCCAGCTCGCGGTTGCCCAGCAGGCGGATGCCCTCGGCCGTGCTGTAGTCCAGGTACGAGTTGATGAAGCTGGGGCTGCGGAAAGCCCGGTTGTATGTCAGCCGGAAAATGTGGCTGGGCGCCGGAGAGTACAGCACATTGAGCCGCGGGCTTGCGCTCAGGCCGGTCAGTGGGTGATGGTCGAGGCGCGCACCGGCCAGAAAACTGATCTCGGGCAGCGGGCGGTACTCGTCCTGGATATAGGCTGCCAGAAGGCCCTGCCGCCGCGAGCGGTCGAGGATGTTCGAGCGGATGGTGTTGAGACGGGCCTCCAGCCCGTAGATCACGTGGTCGCGCATGGTGGGGTGAAACCCGTTCTGCAGCTCCAGGTCGAGCGTGTTGTAGCGCACGCTCTCGCTGCCCTCGCCCGGCGAGTAGGTGCTTTGGTGCATCTCACCGTGGTTCAGGTAGAGCTGGCAGGCCAGGTCGTTGCGGTCCAGGTTCAGTTTCAGGTGGCTGTTGTTGTCGCGCTGCCTTTGCATCTGCTCCAGGAAAATCCGGTCGGCGTAGCCGCCGGCCAGGCCGGCATCCAGCGACAGGCTGGTCCGGTCGGTGAGCTGCCTTTCCAGCAACAAGCTGCCCAGCGCGTTGCGCGAGGCGTGGCGCCGCGGCTGGCTGAAACTGTCCAGCCCCCGGTAGCCCGCGGCGATACGGTAGC of the bacterium genome contains:
- a CDS encoding HAMP domain-containing histidine kinase translates to MRTVTLNRLPALSLGSKATLAVIALLSVMALVLGALFGYNQRRSQMDRLHEKTVSFAGNLAFNCNFALLAKDRARLDQLIAGVRLEKDVALVLVADSAGQVLASTDPSLLGTHLNYLPGPDAPDSTLWQPVQASLRYRAVAPVTALGAASGPEADESMFFAPGGAEANGARERLGWAVIEVSPERLNAELARSLRYAGLIFLLILILASGLAIVSVRRTVAPLHLLAEATRQIAHGEFGRTIPAARRDELGVLSESFNEMSLRLLRSRQEVEQLNSELEVRIAESTTELRNRYRELEHVCSDLRSLDSAKNDFLSLVSHEFRTPLGSIQLFSEMLLKGLDRSDTRRTDFLLTIINNCKRLTRLINEILDISRIEAGRMEFSRELFDLKETLYSTIFSLKPLFEERSLSCNFLTPEDPVRLCSDRDRIIQVLTNILSNAIRFSPPGNAVEVELSEENGRARVCVRDHGRGMRQEDIPKIFDKYTQLERIKPDSEGSGLGMTIAKLIVDNLGGSIRVESAPGRGTSFRVDFPAARPEAGETGEKPAQ
- a CDS encoding TonB-dependent receptor, with the protein product MLYQFVRLLLFVILLPAALPAQGQDLTEESLFQPLRSAVTASGADQSLDQSPASMTVISAQEIRASGAGSIPELLQWVPGLDVMRLGASQYEVCARGLNMVPADKMLVLIDGRSVYQDYFGGINWFSLPLLPEQIERIEVMRSPGSALYGANAFSGVINIITRTPSQLNGVRLEQRLGSHGRAGSSLLAGGQRGQTGYRIAAGYRGLDSFSQPRRHASRNALGSLLLERQLTDRTSLSLDAGLAGGYADRIFLEQMQRQRDNNSHLKLNLDRNDLACQLYLNHGEMHQSTYSPGEGSESVRYNTLDLELQNGFHPTMRDHVIYGLEARLNTIRSNILDRSRRQGLLAAYIQDEYRPLPEISFLAGARLDHHPLTGLSASPRLNVLYSPAPSHIFRLTYNRAFRSPSFINSYLDYSTAEGIRLLGNRELDSERINSLEAGYVWSRRERLKVKLDLFALTLSGNIAFSDVLQVVDASLADSYRNFGTARGCGGELTIDYLPVRPVKIVASYSYQRLHNRFSARRSQHTPRHKGSLQLYATLPAGLSLFGAAGYVGPSVWEVPAGLGLTAVSRTGQFVRLSGRIGYELPRGGLTLFVAGDNLAGPSREQYPLGEYIERQFDCGVQWEF